Proteins from a genomic interval of Vicia villosa cultivar HV-30 ecotype Madison, WI unplaced genomic scaffold, Vvil1.0 ctg.001911F_1_1, whole genome shotgun sequence:
- the LOC131637087 gene encoding protein BEARSKIN1-like, translating to MSSSNGGVPPGFRFHPTDEELLHYYLKKKLSFQKFDMDVIREVDLNKMEPWDLQEKCKIGSTPQNEWYFFSHKDRKYPTGSRTNRATSAGFWKATGRDKCIRNTFKKIGMRKTLVFYKGRAPHGQKTDWIMHEYRLEDGNDPTNEDGWVVCRVFKKKNLFKIGNDGGSTHNQDQQMNNISSTNPRSFMQRENQYLLHQQQHQNHPRNLTGFELEKPEIGLHYQHLQNSQYSHFHSQLQPQPQPLLHTQKPLEMNFDYSYATSLPSEQPIIVKQLMTNPRDCESGSDGLRYQVSESGIEVGSCEPHQEIGVGRSEGMNEWGMLDRLVNEDSTKEATRFEEDNPHHQINQLSLRGEMDFWGYGKQ from the exons ATGAGTTCTTCTAACGGCGGTGTGCCGCCGGGGTTTCGATTTCATCCGACCGATGAAGAACTACTTCATTACTACTTGAAGAAGAAACTTTCCTTTCAAAAGTTTGATATGGATGTTATAAGAGAGGTGGATTTGAACAAGATGGAACCTTGGGACTTGCAAG AAAAGTGTAAGATTGGATCAACACCACAAAACGAGTGGTACTTTTTCAGTCACAAGGACAGAAAGTATCCAACAGGATCAAGAACTAATAGAGCAACAAGTGCAGGGTTTTGGAAAGCAACAGGAAGAGACAAATGCATTAGGAATACTTTCAAGAAAATTGGAATGAGAAAGACTCTTGTGTTCTACAAAGGTAGAGCTCCTCATGGACAAAAAACTGATTGGATTATGCATGAGTATCGCCTTGAAGACGGCAATGATCCTACCAAT GAAGATGGATGGGTGGTGTGTAGggtattcaagaagaagaactTATTCAAGATAGGAAATGATGGTGGATCCACACACAATCAAGATCAACAAATGAACAACATTTCCTCTACCAATCCCCGCTCCTTCATGCAAAGAGAAAACCAATACTTAttacatcaacaacaacatcaaaaccACCCTAGGAACCTAACTGGTTTCGAGCTCGAAAAACCCGAAATTGGTCTCCATTATCAACACTTACAAAACTCTCAATACTCACACTTCCATTCCCAACTCCAACCTCAACCTCAACCTCTTCTCCACACTCAAAAGCCTCTCGAGATGAACTTCGACTACTCATACGCAACATCTTTACCGTCGGAACAGCCTATAATAGTTAAACAGCTTATGACAAACCCTAGAGACTGTGAAAGTGGAAGTGATGGTTTGAGATACCAAGTTTCTGAATCTGGTATTGAGGTTGGTTCATGTGAACCCCATCAAGAAATTGGTGTAGGAAGAAGTGAAGGAATGAATGAATGGGGTATGCTTGATAGACTAGTGAATGAAGACTCGACAAAAGAGGCCACTAGGTTTGAAGAGGATAATCCTCATCATCAGATCAACCAGCTTTCTTTGAGGGGAGAAATGGATTTTTGGGGCTATGGAAAACAGTGA
- the LOC131637083 gene encoding uncharacterized protein LOC131637083: protein MPHARAFTPLRGNHMPDPYRSYHDRMAIEDTRYDYYVAYCGTVPWDDDALYSGWLAYRSTIIVRHLPERVMRQFGYCQTIPRHPSISANIGIARRQIDEAFADIEHHMVPDEDMWALVDSGRVAGRRGGGRRGGMRGEGKDVARHTQW, encoded by the exons ATGCCACATGCTCGTGCCTTCACCCCCCTTAGAGGGAACCACATGCCAGATCCTTACAGATCTTATCACGATCGTATGGCTATCGAAGACACTCGCTATGACTACTATGTTGCTTATTGTGGAACAGTTCCGTGGGATGACGATGCattatattctggatggttggcgtATCGTTCGACCATCATTGTTCGCCATCTTCCGGAGCGCGTCATGCGGCAGTTTGGCTACTGTCAGACGATACCTCGCCACCCTTCTATCTCTGCTAATATTGGGATAGCCCGTCGGCAAATAGATGAGGCCTTTGCAGACATTGAGCATCACATGGTTCCAGATGAG GACATGTGGGCACTTGTCGATAGTGGCAGAGTAGCCGGTAGACGAGGTGGTGGACGCAGAGGTGGCATGAGAGGCGAAGGAAAGGATGTTGCCCGACACACACAGTGGTGA
- the LOC131637082 gene encoding NAC domain-containing protein 19-like: MNALNSRSNKDFMPTDDELLQKFLYNKINNNPIPDYLNILEYDLFGTNQNPLDIWNEFEASYSYGGKDLYFFTTLKKKSATSTRSVRTIGNGNWEGEDTGKNIFAKDTNQLLGLKKRFRFEKSNTPQDGGWILHEYNLDKSLINNTPVNNYVLCRFRKNLKSESQNTHAKASIADKSNSHLRKISRTNNCCAKESKEKTMIPKERQPIIPKQQEPGTPKQVESVISENNVLVKKYIIYEEAITQLNDGDKRMYEDDIKFVYNAEKRKCISTWLEEKRFSELRFLGENIAQNPKNQVDRRNSKTKVVERTKQIECNFNKEDDNNIIMNKEEGEEEEEYDNDEMSWPELFANNLLEINEGEEFIKEDDIEMLNNSSHKNFFVGK; this comes from the exons atgaATGCTCTCAATTCTCGTTCAAATAAAGATTTCATGCCAACCGATGATGAACTTCTTCAAAAGTTTCTCTACAACAAAATTAACAACAACCCAATTCCCGATTATCTCAACATTCTCGAATATGATTTATTCGGTACTAACCAAAATCCGTTGGATATATGGAATGAATTTGAAGCTTCGTACTCATATGGTGGAAAAGACCTATATTTCTTTACTACCTTAAAGAAAAAATCTGCTACAAGCACACGCTCCGTTCGCACTATTGGCAATGGTAATTGGGAAGGTGAAGACACCGGAAAAAATATATTTGCCAAAGACACGAACCAACTCCTCGGTTTGAAAAAACGTTTTCGTTTTGAGAAGAGTAACACTCCTCAAGATGGTGGATGGATCTTGCACGAATATAACCTTGACAAATCTTTGATTAACAATACTCCG GTCAACAATTATGTTTTATGCAGATTTAGAAAGAATTTGAAATCTGAATCACAAAATACACATGCAAAAGCAAGTATAGCTGATAAATCAAATTCTCATTTAAGAAAAATTTCAAGAACAAACAATTGTTGCGCGAAAGAGAGTAAAGAAAAAACTATGATTCCTAAAGAAAGACAACCTATCATCCCTAAACAACAAGAACCTGGCACTCCTAAACAAGTTGAATCGGTCATATCA GAAAATAATGTTTTggtgaaaaaatatattatctatGAAGAAGCAATAACTCAATTAAATGATGGAGACAAGAGGATGTACGAGGATGACATAAAGTTTGTATATAATGCAGAAAAAAGAAAATGCATAAGTACATGGCTAGAAGAGAAAAGATTTTCTGAATTAAGATTTCTTGGAGAAAATATTGCACAAAATCCAAAAAATCAAGTTGATAGGAGAAATAGCAAAACTAAGGTGGTTGAAAGAACTAAGCAAATAGAGTGCAATTTTAACAAAGAAGATGACAATAATATCATCATGAataaagaagaaggagaagaagaagaggaatatGATAATGATGAGATGTCTTGGCCTGAATTATTTGCAAACAATCTGTTGGAAATTAATGAAGGAGAAGAGTTCATAAAAGAAGATGATATTGAAATGCTTAACAATAGTTCTCATAAGAATTTTTTTGTTGGAAAATAA